Genomic segment of Brachyhypopomus gauderio isolate BG-103 chromosome 10, BGAUD_0.2, whole genome shotgun sequence:
TAGCCtccatcacacaccctctcctacaGGGTGCGATAGCCtccatcacacaccctctcctacaGGGTGCAATAGCCtccatcacacaccctctccaacaGGGTGCAATAGCTtccatcacacaccctctcctacaGGGTGCAATAGCTTtcatcacacaccctctcctacaGGGTGCGATAGCCtccatcacacaccctctcctacaGGGTGCAATAGCTTCCATCAcacaccttctcctacagggtGCAATAGCCtccatcacacaccctctcctacaGGGTGCAATAGCCtccatcacacaccctctccaacaGGGTGCAATAGCTtccatcacacaccctctcctacaGGGTGCGATAGCCtccatcacacaccctctcctacaGGGTGCAATAGCCtccatcacacaccctctccaacaGGGTGCAATAGCCtccatcacacaccctctccaacaGGGTGCAATAGCTtccatcacacaccctctcctacaGGGTGCGATAGCCtccatcacacaccctctcctacaGGGTGCGATAGCTTTcatcacacaccctctacaACAGGGTGCAATAGCTtccatcacacaccctctcctacaGGGTGCGATAGCCtccatcacacaccctctcctacaGGGTGCGATAGCTTTcatcacacaccctctacaACAGGGTGCAATAGCTtccatcacacaccctctccaacaGGGTGCGATAGCTTtcatcacacaccctctcctacaGGGTGCGATAGCAtccatcacacaccctctcctacaGGGTGCGATAGCCtccatcacacaccctctccaacaGGGTGCGATAGCCtccatcacacaccctctcctacaGGGTGCGCTAGCTtccatcacacaccctctcctacaGGGTGCGCTAGCTtccatcacacaccctctcctacaGGGTGCGATAGCTtccatcacacaccctctcctacaGGGTGCGATAGCCtccatcacacaccctctcctacaGGGTGCGATAGCCtccatcacacaccctctcctacaGGGTGCGATAGCAtccatcacacaccctctccaacaGGGTGCAATAGCTtccatcacacaccctctcctacaGGGTGCGATAGCCtccatcacacaccctctccaacaGGGTGCAATAGCTtccatcacacaccctctcttacAGGGTGCGATAGCCtccatcacacaccctctccaacaGGGTGCGATAGCCtccatcacacaccctctccaacaGGGTGCAATAGCTtccatcacacaccctctcctacaGGGTGCGATAGCCtccatcacacaccctctcctacaGGGTGCGATAGCCtccatcacacaccctctcctacaGGGTGCGATAGCTtccatcacacaccctctcctacaGGGTGCGATAGCTtccatcacacaccctctcctacaGGGCCTCCATCAAACAGCCCGTTGGTACGGGAGCACTCACCTTTCCACAGGGCAGGTTGTTGCCATGAGGGCTGGTGCACTGTGCCAGCGTGTGGTAGCTGGGGTTAGAGAAGCAGCTTCTGTTGGGAGGGGCATCGCTGGCCTGCGGTGGGGCATCTAAGGACCAATCCaaattaggattaggattaggattatgGTTCATAACCCAGAATCAAAGAATCAGACAGAAAATGGTTTGGGGCCAAATGTGTCAGTTTTACACATACATGTCTGAATATTTATGATTAATTTCAGTCCACCTGCCTAAAGATCACCTGGTTGTTTAGAAGTTAAGATAAAAAAACTAGGCAGGTATTAACTACACAACTTGTGCTATTTTAGAGCTTAAGTATGCTTCAGACGGTGAAGACCAACTTATCCTCTTAGTTTCTGGAATCTTATTCTCTTATTTTCTGGAATAAATCAAAattctttgtgtgtttttgttggaAAGCAATTCTAGAATTTCTATTTATGGAGAAAAAGCACCTACAaatgtgagcacacacacacacacacaattttttcATAGCCTGATTCTGTTAACTAATTTTTTAGCTTCATGGCAGTTGATTACAGGAGACACCATGCATCACATCCAGTCGTCACTCATGGACACAGTGACGTCCACTGTGATTGGTTATCCCAAGGGAAATTACATGAATTACATGAACTTGCATCACTCTGTAATCACAAAGAAAGCTCTGGAAAGCAACATGTGCGTCCGCACTGACCTGCGATAGCGTAGTCCGCGTTAATCCGCATGGCAGGGGTGTACGTGACCGCAGGCATCGTGGGCTCCTTACCCTTCTGCTTTTTCCGGTAAATGAtgaagaggagcaggaggaagatCACCAGCAGTACCAGGACGATGATGCCCGCAATGGCACCAATCTGATAGGTGTCagctggcactgctgtgctggtcAGGCTGTTGAGGTTGCCCACAATGACCACGCCAACTGAGTTCAAGTGAGACATgtcaagagggagagagagacgtgagGAGAACCCGCAGTACACACAGAACccgcagaacacacagaacccACAGAACTGACAGAATCAGCAGAGCAGAGCACGGGGACATTCTGTGGTTTTGCACGGTGCATCCTGTCCTCTGGAGTAACTCAAACCGATTTTGGGCAAATGTTTGTCATACGCTAACACATTCTAGCTAACTAGTAAATCAAATGATAGTCATTATCGTAAAATTTAGGCTGAAAAACATTTAGTAGATCAGATTGTCAAGCACTGACCTACAACACACCCGCACTGACCTACTCACCCGCACAGACCTACACACCCGCACTGACCTACACACCCGCACTGACCTACACACCCGCACTGACTTAAACACCCGCACTGACCTACACACCCGCACTGACCTACACACCCGCACTGacttacacacccacacagacctacacacccacactgacCTACACACCCGCACTGACTTACACACCCGCACTGACCTACACACCCGCACTGACCTACACACCAGCACTGACTTACACACCCGCACTGACTTACACACCTGCACTGACCTACACACCCGCACTGACCTACACACCAGCACTGACCTACACACCCGCACTGACCTACACATCAGCACTGACTTACACACCAGCACTGACCTACACACCCGCACTGACTTACACACCCGTACTGATCTACACACCCGCACTGACTTACACACCCGCACTGACTTACACACCCGCACtgacttacacactcacactgacttacacactcacactgacttacacactcacactgacctACACACCCGCACTGACCTACACACCAGCACTGACCTACACCCACATTAATTCATAACAACCCGgatctaaaacacacacacactggcaatgCAGCAGAAAGCAACGCGGCTCTGTGCAGCTCAGGCTCCGCCTACCTTGGTCGCAACGATCGCCTTTCCAGCCTGGGTTGCAGTAGCACGTGCCGGTCACGTGATCACAGGTGGAGTTGTTGAGGCAGTCACACACCTGCCGGCAGCCAAAGCCATAGGTCCCATGCGGGCATCCTGAGGGCACAAGCAGAAGACCCCGTCTGTGTcgccgtacacacacacgcagagccGATTCAGCCGCGCTGGCTCTATTCACTGTGGTGGCGTGATACCGGGGCCTGCTCACTCACTTTGTTCACAGTGTCGTCCCATGAATCCCCTGCGGCAGGTGCATTGCCCAGAGATGTGATCACAGTCTGCACCATTCTGACACTGACAGGTCTGGGAACAGTCTTTACCATAGAAACCTAACGGGCAGCCTGCAATGCGTACACATCCACGTATCATACGGGATGAACAGGAGGGTGAGGAAACTGAATACAGGCACTGCTTGACATTGCATACAGGACTATACAGGACTATACAgggcaaaagaaaacaaataacTGGACAAACAAATGACATCAGACAGGAGCAGGCATTGCAACTTAGTGTAATAACTGCTTATGAACTAATAACATATGTGTAATGGCATAAAATAATGGGACCATTCATAAAATaatgatataataataataataaacaggtACAAATGTAGAAATACACAAATGAAGAATGCAAAACGCAACCTTTTCAGCATTTATTAAGTTAATGTGTAATATGATGGTAATCGATGAATGATGTAGTAAATTTAAATGCCGAATTCCCTGTCTTTcaacacgcgcgcacacacacacacacacacacacacacacacacacacacacacacacacaaacatgcacttaATGGATGGCTGAGGTGTGGCAGCTGACGTCTTATATATCCACCTGACCTTGGGAGAGTCACGGTGCCCCAGATAAGCTGTATGGTGCCACCATGCGCGTCAGCCACAGACAAGGATGAGATGGATTGTGGGTAAAAATATAAAACACCCCAGCCTGACAAATCCTTACCAACAACTACTGGTTATTGCATTAGGTCCAGTACATGTGTTGTAATAATTACTACATATTTAGAATTATTTATTGATACATGTACACAGCAGACCGATGAGTTTTAGGTGTTTCTTACAGCCAAACAGAGGTGTGATCCACTGTTTGAGAAACACAGTGGACGGTTTCTGTTGGTCTGAAGTCTAATACTTATATACAGTCTAGCACCAGCTTAAACACAATCACCACCATTCTGATAAAGTATAATCTGATAATCTCGCATCATTTTCAGTTCAGCCAGTTAATTCCTGGAGATTTTGTACGGCCTCTTAACACTATATTGCTGCGTTGGTTAACTCTGTGGGTTCTGTGGCATTCCATTGCTATATTTAGCAGAGTTATTGGACCATGAGCAGTTATTGCATTAGGACTTGTGACACCATGCACTGGAGCATGCTGggaagggggagaggaggagacactCACGCTGGGTGCAGTACAAGCCCGTCCAGCCGGCGGTGCACTTGCACTCTCCGTCATAAGCACTGCAGTAGGCTCCGTTGTGGCAGTTACAGGTGTGGATGCAGTTCGGGCCCCAGTGAGCAGGAGGACAGGctgcaacaccacacacaccacacacaccacacacaccacacacaccacacacaccacacacactttcaccagGGCCCTGTCCGTTCTGCTTGCACCGACCTGATGCAGAACAGACTTAGGGCGCATGTGCACGGTTTAAggctttatgtgtgtttaaaatGAACATACATGTCCTTGCACTGCACCTGAATAACTAAGACAAGGAAACATGCTGTCTAATGAATCTGGGATGAACTTGTAGGGGACATTTTTCAGTGCATGGTCAGTAGGGGGCAACAGAGGCATTTTTGTTGAAGGTACAGACACAGAGGTCCATAAATACATTTGTAGCTTACTGGAAACaaactcttactctctctcaaAGCCAGCTTTTTATCCAGTATGGGGTAGTTATTcaataattaatctgacaccaTGATATGCATATTATGAATTATTAAGTAAATGCTGTGAAATATATGGTGAAGTGGAGAACTACACCCACCAGTGGGTTCTGGGACTTTGGGATGCAGTGTTAAAAGCTCTTATTATCTTTAAAGGTATCTCCAGTTTGGACTCACAGGCCCCGGGCCTCTCTTTCCATCTGGGAAAGCAGTGCTCTACCAACTCGCTCGTCTTTGGCGCTGTTATCTCGAGCGGTGGCTTGGAGTGGCGGGCCGGTACTCACGCTGGGAGCAGTCGCTGCCGATCCAGCCGGGGTAGCACTGGCACGAGCCGTCGATGGGGTTGCACGTGCCGTTGTTGGTGCAGGTGCACGCCAAGGCACAGTTCTTCCCAAACCTGCCGCTGGGACACACTGGCCAGGGACATGAAGAAAAAACTGCATGACTTCATGAAGGGAATTCGTTCTTTTTGCTCACGTCACGTCATGAGAGTAAAGTCGGGGGTTTTCTTGTGCATACAGAGATCAGGAGACGGTtgtcagagaaaaaaaaatcagttgaAGATGGAGAATAAAGAACATCGCCCGCCATCAATGAGCAGAAGCAGGAAGTGTTCATACCTTCATTGCAGAGGGCTCCTTTAAAACCAGGAAGACAGTCACACTGGCCAGTGACATGGTGACAGGGGCCGTTGCTATGGACACACTGCGGGCAAGCCTGACTGCAGCGGTGGCCAAAGTAACCTGGAGAGCAGACTGTACAGATGTTGCAACAACATGAGAGCAAGCAGTGGTCACGGCCCACAGCTCAGAACTGGACCTGCACATGCGGTCACTGTCAGGagctgctgctggtgctgcacCAATGCAAACATGTTTCAACTTCCAGGTGAAATGCCTAAACCGCCTTTGATCCACTGAGGGGCCAATATTAAAAGATGCACGCAATGTATTATGTAAATGTATGCAAAGTAGTACAAtaaattattatttgtctacaaTACAGTCTGAATAACCTTCATGTAGTGCAACATGTCACAAATCACAGGACAGCAGTTCCAGTAtttcagccacacacacacacacacacacacacacacacacacacacacacacacacacacacacacacacacacacacacacacacacagagcactcacTGCGCTGGCAGGTTGCCCCTCTGAAGCCAGGTGCACATTCACAGGTGCCTTCATCAGGTGAGCAGGAGGCTCCGTTCTTACAGTTACAGGGCAGAGAGCAGTTTGGGCCCCAGCGGccctcagcacacacactgtcacagtgAATCcctgagatgaagatgaaacacacacacacacacacacacacacacacacacacacacacacacatccatgtaaCCCTCCAAACatcaaaaaatatatacagGCACATATAAAGCTTATCCACACATGTGGGGACATCTTTCAGGACACTCCCTGATTGACAGCAAGAGTGAAGGAACTGGAGACAGTGTCTCTCTAATCTAATCTTTAggctaaaataataataatataaaaaaatccATGAAATCAGAATGACTCAGATTTTACAACGTTATTTAAGATCACTCAGGTCAAAAAGTTTCTGCAGGTGCAGAGGTTGCTCCAGTGTGGGAAATTAAACACTATTAGGATGGATTATAGGATGTTTTTCATCACCCAAGTATTCCTTACTGCAGTACagatgtgtgtaggagtgtgacaGTAAAAGATTGCTTTCTTCCACTAGTTCAACATCCAAGAACTCTTATCCATACTGCAAGCCACGAAGAACTTAACTAGATACGtaggaggggaaaaaaactaATTATCATATCtctttctgtttgtgtttgtgtcgtAGTCTTCCCGTCCTCCGGCTGGGTGACGATAAGCGCTATTCTGATGGAGCAGCGTGCCAAGACGTGGGACAAAGACCTCTTTGAGGGCCTGCGCGCGTTGCTAGGTGATGGAGGAATGCTGGCGATAAACTCCGGTTAAGTAGCTCCGGAGAAATGCCTGGGTGCTTTAAAGGGCTGGCACATTGGGTGCAGTAATCAGCATGCTGCCCGTGTAGTGaacaggaggtggaggggaggcaAGGGGGAGTTTGGGGAGAGCAGGCGAGAAcaaaggagaagagagaggagaaaatagccaaggagaagagaggggaggaggggagaggagaagttGCTTTTTCCCTGGCCTCTAAGAAGGTCTCTGCTAAACAGCACATACCCTGTTAAGTAACTGGTTACAACGTTATTAGTTTTGCACAATGATCAAACAACAGGATGGATTTTCTCTCATCAGACCAGGGCATCAGATCAGGGCTTAGCCTGCGTATCGCTCTGACGAAGATGAGGATGAAGGGTAAGGATGATGCTAGCGGCCCCTTCAGGCCAACAGCTGTAACAGCATGGGTAGAGCTCACCTGTCCACCCGGCGAGACACCGGCAGTGCCCTGTGACAGGGTGGCACCCATCAGCGTGGCTGCAGTCACAGCGCTCCCGACAGTCCATTCCATACGTCCCGTCCTGCAGACACGGCACCAGACCACACACCTGACTACCAAAGCATTGCCCCAGTCATCACAGTCCTATAAAACTGTCAGCTATAATATTATCACCTATAATACTATCACACACCACGTAGCACAGCTGAAACGATGCGATCTTCACAACAAAATGATCTGACTATATATTTCCACAACACTGTGGAAGTGAAGATGCACCATTCTGACACGCTTCATGTCAGTTCTTATTTCTTATTAAAGAACTGTCAGTGCCTTCATAACGTTTGCAATTTGTGATGAATTCATTTGCTTATTCAGAACACATGATACCTCTGGACCACTGATTCCCACTGATACACATCACTTAAACACTGCAAACAGTGACAACTACACCCCACCAGCACATTTTTTATCCATCAATGGGCATTCTCTCCCCTAATGCCAACAGCTGCTACCTATCACACCATCAAACTGTCAAACAATCCATATCCCTGTTAAATAATCAGCAAGTGTgcgactgtctctctctctctctcacacacacacacacacacacacacacacacagtagatgtCAGCTCACCTGACAGTACAGGTCACAGCTCTCCCCCCTCCAGCCCAGGGCGCAGGTGCAGTGGCCGTCCAGAGCGTTGCAGGCCCCCCCGTTGCCACACCTGCAGGTGAGGTTGCACCCCAGCCCCCACGTGCCACTGGGGCAGTTTATAGAACAGTGTACTCCATGCCAGCCTGAGGCGCAGAAAGACAAGCACACGAGGGAAGGCATCAAATTAAGCATAGCAGAAAACAAACAGGTCGGGAAGACTCGTCCCTGAACGCTCTGTGGCACTCGTCTTCCTGGGCAAGACGACCTAGCACAACCAGGAGGGCTGTGAGGGTAAAGCAGACGGCCGTACCTGCTCTACAGGTGCAGGAGCCGTCGACGGGGGAGCACGTGGCGTGATTCTTACAGGTGCAGGAGGACGAGCAGTTGACCCCGTAGCTCCCTGCAGGACAGGGCACGGAGCAGCTGGCCCCCTGGAGGAAGAATTCAACATGTACTGTATATGAAATGCTTTAGGAATCAATCTTTTCAACACTATGTTAAATGCGTAATCATTTTGATTTAATAGAAAGCCTGCATCTTGACAGACAGGTGAAAGTAAAGTAAAGCGTTGTCTTTATTACAAACTATAAAAAAGACTAAGTATTTATTAGGTAGTGTGCTCCAGCAGTGTACCTGGAAGCCCGGAGCGCAGCTACACTGGCCCGTCACGCTGTGGCAGTCAGCGCCATTCTGACACTGGCACAGCTGCTGACAGTCCTCTCCGTAGAAGCCTGGAGCACAGGTCTCGTTGCAGAAGACACCGGACCAACCAGGCCGACACAAACACTCCCCTGAGACCGGGTGACAGCTGAGGATTGGGGTAGAGAAGAGACAAGAAACATCTTGTCTTAGCTCCTTCTGTGGATTTTCTACAATGCACAAACTCAAGGTGAAAAAAGGTGAACCAGGTTCTTGACCAGCACCTTAATCCCAGCAGGAACCTTTTCTCTCCCTCAGGTTAATCCCAGCAGGAACCTGCTCTCTCCCTCAGGTTAATCCCAGCAGtaaccttctctctccctcaggttAATCCCAGCAGGAACCTGCTCTCTCCCTCAGGTTAATCCCAGCAGGaacctgttctctctctcatgttAATGTCTCCCTCAGGTCAGGGTTCTCTACCTTAAGTCAAAGCATTTTTCAAGGCATGGTTGGTAGGACACAAAGGCATGAGGACACTACCACAGTGAGGGAGGTGAACACCTGCTTCTTCACAGAAGGTTCATCAGGACCACGCCAAAGCCTCTTCTGGTCCATTatgtatataaacatatatatctGAAATCTTAAGTGTGGCCCTATTAGATGCTAATCATTTGTTTCGCTATTACACCCAAACTGAAATGTGACAATGTAAACTGGGGAGTGACCAGTGACAGGAGGCTGGGGGTTTGCTGTGGCGTACTGGGACGTGGACAGAACCTGCTGGAGGGGCAGCTGGCCGCACCTGAAACAGCAGCTCCATTGAGTGAGAGCACGGCAGCTGTGAgcacacaccacgcacacagCCATCAGCTGTGCCAGCCCGTCTGATCCGCAGACCAGAAACACAACTgcaaatcgtgtgtgtgtgtgcgtgtgtgtgtgacagtaaaCATTTAAACACACGCACTGCCCTCATCCGACCCTCACTCAGGGTCATTAAAACACTAAATGCCCCCGCTGACAAAGCCGGCCAACTTTCTCCTACTGCctttctcaccctctctccctgtcctgctccacacacacacacacacacacacacacacacacacacacacacacacacacacacacacacacacacacacacacacacaagcacacaagcacacacgcacacacgcacacacacacacacacacacacactttaacaccCGTTTTGTAGCGTAGTTCCTGTCTCATAAAGAATGAGAGGTTATTCGCCCTGGTCTCAAAAAGCCTTACCTGCGGGTGTTCGGCCCGTGGCAGGGACAGGTCTTGTCACACTGGAGGCCGTAGACGCCCTGTGGGCAGATGCGGGTGTCGCAGCTCTCGCCCGTGTAGCCCGGATCACACAGACACGCCCCGCTGATGTGGTAGCACTTGGCCCCATTTTCACAGCGACAGGTCTGGTGGCAGCCCATGCCATATTTACCGACTGGGCACTCATCCTGACacctgccaacacacacacacacacacacacacacacacacacacacacacacacacacacacccctggctGTCAGTCACATGGGCACGAGGCTTTCCCTTGAGCTGCGGTTCCTGCGTGGTCAGCGGTCCTTCACAGCAGCGCTCGGGAAGACCAGTGACCTAAAATGACCTAAAGTCACAGCATCTCTGCACCACTGAATGGGCTTTCAGCAATGAGTAGAAGCCGCAGCAGAACTAGTGCCACTCCTGAAGCCTCTCAAAGTTCTCCTTCCATGGTATTGGGGCATGTACGAATATTGCCAAACCAAATCTAATCAGTCTTAGTTTCAGCTGGCAAACAATATTGTGCTTCCTGTTCACACAGCTCAGCTGTCCAAACTGTCCAGTACTTACCAAACTATTTTTTTACTGCTCTCTGGCCACTAATCATTCCCCCACTCCACACGTACAATCATTTAACAAACCATAGTGTAACGTGGACTGCTGGAACCCACCCGTGTGTTTCCCACTCACGGCTGCCTGCCCCACCAGGCGCCCCAGCGAGGGCTGGAGTGGATCAGGGCCCCTCGTTGAaagaacccccaccccccctacGCAGCTGAGCATTCAGCGCGGGTGGCAGAGAGTGGGAACTGGCTGTGGGGCCTAGAGCTAGAGGGAACCCTGGTTTTGATGGATGACTAGCGCGAGGAACTCAGGCTGTGTCGTTCAGACATGGCTATATTCTCCATTAGCCATGCAGATGGGTTTTGGGGAAGCCAGCGCATCACAGAATGGCAACGCCCGTCTCCGATGGATGGAACACATGGATCTTGTCCAACATTATTTCCACTGCTTTAGGCTGTGTACAGATTCTCATATGTCAGCTGTTCCCCTGAAGGGGAGGCTTTATCAGAGGAGACTCCACTGGTATCAGTGATATCCACTGGGCTTCGGTAAGGCTGTGACCTTCCTGCCAAAGGCGTGAGAAAAGACGAGAGTCCTGGTAAGAGAAGATGTTTGGTTCAGCCCAAAGCAGCACACGGCTTTCTCTCAGACGCATACTGGCAGTCGATGCTCTCTtaaacacactcctccactattttatacacacacacacaacacaaatatacacacatgcacgcacagacacccacatacgtacatgcgcgcgcacacacacacacacacacacacacacacactcacagcataGGCCTGTGAGTTCACTGGGTGTGGTGGACTGGGGCCTGCTAGAGTTGGCCGGAAGCCTTCTATGACGTCTGGCTTAGCTGAGGCTCTTATTAACTCATACAAATCCACTTGTAGCGCTATTCCTGTCACTTCCTGCTCTGTTAAGTATATGGTATGTGCAATCTGATACTGGTAATTATGGGTCCACAGTCCTGCTATCCAGTCTGAGGCTCAGTTTTACTGTAGAACCCCATTTCTGCACTCAGTCAACTCAACCTGCCTCCAATAATCACTGGATGCTAAATAACGTTTGCTATAGCATGCTTTGGCTCTAGACAAGGACACAACAGAATTTCATCCAGATCATGTACAATAATCTATATAATTAATACATTCAGGAAGCTTCTGCGGTCTTTAACGGTAGACATCTTAGGGCCGCTTTAGAAGGGCCACTCGCCAGTCGCCCCTGTC
This window contains:
- the megf10 gene encoding multiple epidermal growth factor-like domains protein 10 isoform X5; the protein is MPTMMLLCRCGPVLLALSCCLLGVTSSLNLEDPNVCSHWESYSVTVQESYAHPYDQIYYTSCTDILTWFKCTRHRVSYKTAYRRGEKTMYRRKSQCCPGFYESEEMCAPHCAEKCVHGRCVAPNTCQCEPGWGGADCSSACDSIHWGPHCSSRCQCKNGALCNPITGACICAPGYRGWRCEELCQARTYGDGCQQKCLCQNNATCHHVTGECTCSPGYTGAFCEDLCPPGKHGQQCEERCPCQNGGVCHHVTGECACPEGWMGTVCGQPCPEGRFGRNCSQECQCHNGGSCSASTGECVCGPGYTGERCQDECPVGKYGMGCHQTCRCENGAKCYHISGACLCDPGYTGESCDTRICPQGVYGLQCDKTCPCHGPNTRSCHPVSGECLCRPGWSGVFCNETCAPGFYGEDCQQLCQCQNGADCHSVTGQCSCAPGFQGASCSVPCPAGSYGVNCSSSCTCKNHATCSPVDGSCTCRAGWHGVHCSINCPSGTWGLGCNLTCRCGNGGACNALDGHCTCALGWRGESCDLYCQDGTYGMDCRERCDCSHADGCHPVTGHCRCLAGWTGIHCDSVCAEGRWGPNCSLPCNCKNGASCSPDEGTCECAPGFRGATCQRICSPGYFGHRCSQACPQCVHSNGPCHHVTGQCDCLPGFKGALCNEVCPSGRFGKNCALACTCTNNGTCNPIDGSCQCYPGWIGSDCSQPCPPAHWGPNCIHTCNCHNGAYCSAYDGECKCTAGWTGLYCTQRCPLGFYGKDCSQTCQCQNGADCDHISGQCTCRRGFMGRHCEQRCPHGTYGFGCRQVCDCLNNSTCDHVTGTCYCNPGWKGDRCDQVGVVIVGNLNSLTSTAVPADTYQIGAIAGIIVLVLLVIFLLLLFIIYRKKQKGKEPTMPAVTYTPAMRINADYAIADAPPQASDAPPNRSCFSNPSYHTLAQCTSPHGNNLPCGKTKNNQMFANLKNTQQQKRPNLLDQTGTLPADWKQGSCFNELGAYGVDRRYMGKSLRDLLKNEPYHSSSCSLNSSENPYATIKDPPLLVPKNTESGYVEMKSPTQRDSPYAEIHNSSPTNKNVYEVEPTVVSSVYTPASNNYSGPFGQDPYDLPKNSHIPCHYDLLPTRDSPPSSCKELESE
- the megf10 gene encoding multiple epidermal growth factor-like domains protein 10 isoform X3 → MQKPSTYTAMPCIRLHYDLGESTSDLRPNSEFLAHKVMPTMMLLCRCGPVLLALSCCLLGVTSSLNLEDPNVCSHWESYSVTVQESYAHPYDQIYYTSCTDILTWFKCTRHRVSYKTAYRRGEKTMYRRKSQCCPGFYESEEMCAPHCAEKCVHGRCVAPNTCQCEPGWGGADCSSACDSIHWGPHCSSRCQCKNGALCNPITGACICAPGYRGWRCEELCQARTYGDGCQQKCLCQNNATCHHVTGECTCSPGYTGAFCEDLCPPGKHGQQCEERCPCQNGGVCHHVTGECACPEGWMGTVCGQPCPEGRFGRNCSQECQCHNGGSCSASTGECVCGPGYTGERCQDECPVGKYGMGCHQTCRCENGAKCYHISGACLCDPGYTGESCDTRICPQGVYGLQCDKTCPCHGPNTRSCHPVSGECLCRPGWSGVFCNETCAPGFYGEDCQQLCQCQNGADCHSVTGQCSCAPGFQGASCSVPCPAGSYGVNCSSSCTCKNHATCSPVDGSCTCRAGWHGVHCSINCPSGTWGLGCNLTCRCGNGGACNALDGHCTCALGWRGESCDLYCQDGTYGMDCRERCDCSHADGCHPVTGHCRCLAGWTGIHCDSVCAEGRWGPNCSLPCNCKNGASCSPDEGTCECAPGFRGATCQRICSPGYFGHRCSQACPQCVHSNGPCHHVTGQCDCLPGFKGALCNEVCPSGRFGKNCALACTCTNNGTCNPIDGSCQCYPGWIGSDCSQPCPPAHWGPNCIHTCNCHNGAYCSAYDGECKCTAGWTGLYCTQRCPLGFYGKDCSQTCQCQNGADCDHISGQCTCRRGFMGRHCEQRCPHGTYGFGCRQVCDCLNNSTCDHVTGTCYCNPGWKGDRCDQVGVVIVGNLNSLTSTAVPADTYQIGAIAGIIVLVLLVIFLLLLFIIYRKKQKGKEPTMPAVTYTPAMRINADYAIADAPPQASDAPPNRSCFSNPSYHTLAQCTSPHGNNLPCGKTKNNQMFANLKNTQQQKRPNLLDQTGTLPADWKQGSCFNELGAYGVDRRYMGKSLRDLLKNEPYHSSSCSLNSSENPYATIKDPPLLVPKNTESGYVEMKSPTQRDSPYAEIHNSSPTNKNVYEVEPTVVSSVYTPASNNYSGPFGQDPYDLPKNSHIPCHYDLLPTRDSPPSSCKELESE
- the megf10 gene encoding multiple epidermal growth factor-like domains protein 10 isoform X4 codes for the protein MVMPTMMLLCRCGPVLLALSCCLLGVTSSLNLEDPNVCSHWESYSVTVQESYAHPYDQIYYTSCTDILTWFKCTRHRVSYKTAYRRGEKTMYRRKSQCCPGFYESEEMCAPHCAEKCVHGRCVAPNTCQCEPGWGGADCSSACDSIHWGPHCSSRCQCKNGALCNPITGACICAPGYRGWRCEELCQARTYGDGCQQKCLCQNNATCHHVTGECTCSPGYTGAFCEDLCPPGKHGQQCEERCPCQNGGVCHHVTGECACPEGWMGTVCGQPCPEGRFGRNCSQECQCHNGGSCSASTGECVCGPGYTGERCQDECPVGKYGMGCHQTCRCENGAKCYHISGACLCDPGYTGESCDTRICPQGVYGLQCDKTCPCHGPNTRSCHPVSGECLCRPGWSGVFCNETCAPGFYGEDCQQLCQCQNGADCHSVTGQCSCAPGFQGASCSVPCPAGSYGVNCSSSCTCKNHATCSPVDGSCTCRAGWHGVHCSINCPSGTWGLGCNLTCRCGNGGACNALDGHCTCALGWRGESCDLYCQDGTYGMDCRERCDCSHADGCHPVTGHCRCLAGWTGIHCDSVCAEGRWGPNCSLPCNCKNGASCSPDEGTCECAPGFRGATCQRICSPGYFGHRCSQACPQCVHSNGPCHHVTGQCDCLPGFKGALCNEVCPSGRFGKNCALACTCTNNGTCNPIDGSCQCYPGWIGSDCSQPCPPAHWGPNCIHTCNCHNGAYCSAYDGECKCTAGWTGLYCTQRCPLGFYGKDCSQTCQCQNGADCDHISGQCTCRRGFMGRHCEQRCPHGTYGFGCRQVCDCLNNSTCDHVTGTCYCNPGWKGDRCDQVGVVIVGNLNSLTSTAVPADTYQIGAIAGIIVLVLLVIFLLLLFIIYRKKQKGKEPTMPAVTYTPAMRINADYAIADAPPQASDAPPNRSCFSNPSYHTLAQCTSPHGNNLPCGKTKNNQMFANLKNTQQQKRPNLLDQTGTLPADWKQGSCFNELGAYGVDRRYMGKSLRDLLKNEPYHSSSCSLNSSENPYATIKDPPLLVPKNTESGYVEMKSPTQRDSPYAEIHNSSPTNKNVYEVEPTVVSSVYTPASNNYSGPFGQDPYDLPKNSHIPCHYDLLPTRDSPPSSCKELESE